The Osmia bicornis bicornis chromosome 12, iOsmBic2.1, whole genome shotgun sequence genome contains the following window.
TGGATGCtcctatttatttattatatccAAGATTACATTCTATATTACAAGAATATTGCCGCGTAAGTAACTTCTAATTTCTCCAAGCTAATATCATAGTTATATCTAACATTTctaaatttgttattgtttatAGCAATTCCAAGGCATCGATGAAGTTGCATATATTAAACTCTTCGACGATACGAGAGTGGTAGCGAAATCAATGCAAGCAGCTATATCCATAATAAAGAATATGTCTAGTTTATCTCATTCGGAAGTGTTGCAAACGTTATACGCTTCGAAATTAAGTTTATCTTATCACAAAAATTttagtattataaaaaagacTATCagatttttacaaaatatatataggtatatttttcattgtatagatttttagatattttaaatagaattcaGTATTAAGatgcaatttctttttaatattcaaggTATTCTCTAAATAACGAAGACCGTGCGTTAgctacaaaattaatattgagcTTATTGGCGAACGCAGATTCAGACATACAGTATGCAACGTATTTTGAGTGCCATACTTTAGTTAAAAGTATTCTCGGAGTAGAGTACAATAGAGAGAGATTGTCTTGTGAAAGCTTAACATTTTTGTTTGAATCATCTGTTTTAACTGAAATAATCTCTCATGGTGTAACAAATGAAGACCAGAGGGTAAGTTaacattttgtaaataatattaagaATTTATACGTCGATTATTTAGAAGctatttctctttttattagATACAGGAAATGGCAGAAGAAATATTAGTTTATATACTGAAAGGAAGAGTGCAAATGGGAGAAGATGGATGGCTAAAGTCATTAGAAGCTCTCGCACCAGTACTACCCCTTTTACAGTGtcatactaattcaactacaACTTTAGGTCAATgcataacaaaaatttttgatCCCGATGTTTCTTCTAGCATACAGTTACCCTATATTGAGGtagtataaatttaattaatgagcattaaatattgtagacaactaaaaattttaatttaacaggTCTTAAAAGGTAATTTAAGATTTCTATTTTCACCGGATAACGATATTAGAGAGGAAGCAGTTTGTCGGCTGATTTGGCTTCttggaaaagagaaagattcGATTCAGAAATTACCAAGATTATCTTCTTTACACGGTTTACCTCTTAGTTCGCTTTGTATATCTGAACGACAAAGTGTTCTTAAAAAATCTGAAGGCAATTATCAGGTTACATgtttttatatacatacaaaCTACAGTATCCATAACTGTTTTCAAcattgattaaaatatttcgtAACGTATTTCTTTTACAGAGAAGTAACTTATTATCTGTACTTGAAATGTTAAATGAACCAAATGTCGATCCGAAGATACGAAAATCGGCATTAGTTCAAATCAGTGTTATGCTATCAGATTCTTCTTTGCATAAATTGTTTATCACTGAAAATGGATTATCTTTAATATTAAACGTGTTTGATAGTGCTTTGGTAAATATCATCGTATAAAGTTttgttataattatattaaaggTATTTCATTAACAGTTATTGTTAATCTTTAGATCGAAAAGGATTATATCAATTACCCGGATTCTGTAATTCCCATAATTACTATATTGAAACTATTAGCCTCTACTGAATCCTCTATACGGCAAGATCTATCTACTCGTATAAATGTTTTCTCAAATATAATAAGAAGTGTGTATCGAAATCTTAaaactaattaataattatttattacaaattttcatttaaaataaatattccttaggtttatttttatttcctaaCAACGAATCTGTTAAGACTGATGGTTCGCAACTTCTTTGTTTATTGCTTTATAATGAATATATCATGCGACTAAGTGAAAAATATGCAGAGAACTATAATCacttaaatatttctttgccGTACCTTATTGTATCCAAAATGAAATTACCATTTCTTTGTAAATTTCATTGGAAAATAAGTATGCACAGGCGCTCGGATATATCTGGTAAATGAAGTTACTTAAACGTTATTATTACTCTTAcgaaatatattaacaatttttctatgtTCCTTAGTTCTTCATGGTTCCAATCCACTAGCATTGACATTTATTAAAGAGTATTGGCTATGGGAATGGAATGATGGTTTAAATGTACTTTGGAAAAATTGGGATGACCTTATTGATTCTGATATAtcggaaaaattgaaaattcaagaaagtgaattcttaattttacGTTTTAGTTATCCTTTTTATTACTGTCAGCAACAATTATACAACATACAAAATTCAACTACCCATGAATCAGTTCTATGTGCGCTTGATTATCTTACAATGTAATTATCgctaataatatttttaatagtaTTGTAGCTTGTATTTTCagtttaatgtaattttttcaggtatttaaaattatacaaaatgcATCAATATGAAAATCTGAAGGATATAAGCTTGTTACCTTGGGAACAAACGTTTGAgcgatttttaatttcacagCCGGCAAGTAAAGAAGACTGTGATTTATTTGTTGaagttttaaattttctacaaatCTACGTCAACATCACCAAGAACGGTAACTTTTAATCACTCATGTAAggaaaataattcataaattataaaatatatacatttatGCCTTTACATCAGGAAAGTGTAAGTGGACTAACAAAATAATGAGGAATATAACTAAAACATTAgcagaattatttaaaaattcggAATTAGATAATCAAGACATACATCAGTCTATATTAAAATTAGCTCGAACCTGTTCAGCGGTTGAAAAAGGTGAACAGTCTGATGATGAGAATGAAAATGTTCGGCTTCATTTTATTGAACTTATTGTCTCTACTTTATGTTTCGGAGACCAACAGCATTTTTACAATTTAGGTAAATTAACTGtttttccattatattataaaacttcttcttttaaattaaattggtTGACATTTTCGTTTATTACAGCTTACCTCGATTGGTTGTTAACATGCTTAACATATTTAATTGGAAAATGCCACTGGGctaattataaaactttattaataacattagGTAACACATTAATAGAACTGATTATATCTTTTCATGGTGCTGGAACTGTTAGTTTCATGGGTTTATCTATAACTAGAAATTCTATAATATGCCTTAACCATTTATTATATCAGAtgcaaatgaattttaataagaatgtaagtattatatattgaaatatattcatttataatggcgtatttaattattattacacaTTTTTCTTAGGCTTTTGTTGTATTTTGGTACGAAGAAGGTCGTACCTTAAGTTGGTTGCCCATGTTATGGCAAAATCGAGATCCTTTAGTTCGTGCATCCGCTTTACAATTGTTAGCtggtttaataaataatttacatacAGCTGCTCAGCTTTTGAACACTATTGCGCTGGCGCCAAGCGAATTATGTCAAACATTACTTCAATATATTGCTAGTAGGGAAGAATCATGTATAGTTAGAGAACAAGCTTGTTTTGCATTCAGCAATTTagtgaaaaattgcaattccGTAACTTTTCAATATGTAAgtaaacattaaatattatttttacttcagtaagaaatatttttaaataaaatttcaggtGAACTCTTTGCAAGCAAAtgctattttaatttatatggAACAAAGTAACACTTACTATGAGATCACCGTGTTGTgttctaatatttttatgtttacTACTTTGGACTATGACCATACGGATAGTCGGGAACAGGAAAATGGAAAAGCCCCATCTATTCATAGTTTACAGTCTGGTAGTACATCTTTAGTACCGCGTACAATTTCATACCTGTATAATTGCCAGGATGAATTACAACCCTGTATGTATACCTTTCATTTCTCACTTATTATCAAGATTAACTATTTTCTTAAAAACTCGAAgacaatataatattattgtaacaattaattatgtatagTTTCAGCAAGGGCATCAGAAATCACAGACCTTGATAACTGTCTGCAAGTGGTAGCAACACCATCACTGATAACAGCTATTTGTagattgttaaataatttgatttttgtaGGAAAACAAGAAGTAGTTCATCAAATTTATGAACATTCTatagataaatatttatttgggTAAGTTAGAAAAAAGCGAtacagatttttttttaaattaatgatcTACAATTTTAGATGtatcaatgaaattcctaAAAATGTCGAGAGTAAAAAGAACGTGACTCATTATTGCGACATTTTGGAAATGTATATTAGTGTTTTCACGGTTTTAACAAATTGTATCATACATAGTAACGAATATACTGTTGTTGTTAATTTTTCTCCTGAGTCGTTGTACACCGTGTTCTCCTTTTTGAATACGGATCTATATCGTAAGTTGAAAGCTGAAATATActataatgatattattatacatcaagttataataatttaatttttacagtTTCTGATACAGCACAATTGGTCTCTTTACGAGACCGACTATGGACTgagattttcaattttatagcTATATTATCGCTAACAGAAATTCAGCACTTTGAATCGATACAAACAGCTTTAGAATTATGCACTCCGGAAGTTGTACTTTCATCTATTTGTCTGGCAATGAGAGGTTCCAATGCAGAACTTCGCATAAGCGCTATTGGATGTCTTGCGTTTCTTCTGTCGCTAGAAATTCAGAAAGATTCTTTAGGGAAAAGTAATATTTCATTGCAAACGGTCATAGATACTACTTTCACATCTTCATCGAATGACTATAGAAATAGTTTAAGAGAAATTATATCAGATATTAATAAACTGTCGTTGAGAAGTGCAAGTGTGCATTCAAGAAAACCAAATGAGaacaataatattttgataagTTATGATAAAGTAGTAGAGGGTGAAATCGAGAGAAATGAAATCGCAATAGGAGAAGAATTCTGCGGTATCTtattgcatttatttattgcgCATAACTACAACAGATCCAAGAAAAACCGGAAATTAAATGAAGACAAAGATTTAATTACAAGTGCACTTACTAATTTACTGTGTATATCAAACACGGCTAAGGGAATCGCTTTGGAGGAAAATTTACCTGAAACAGCTTtaatgatattaaaagaattctATGTTAGATTAAATATGCATCCTTTTGAACTGTTTAAGAATCAAATGGACCGCGACAAAAAGGTGTGTATGGAAATAATTCAGtttagatatataatttaaattgacGTCGTTTTGGTCGTCTGCTATGAATTCTGGACTTTCCAATTATAATTATTGGATAATTATTGGATTTTCCAGTTATAATTATTCAGAAATTATACAATGTTAATCATACGGAATTTCCAGCATCGTTCTTACATGAAGCAAAGTTACCTTGTTTGCTTTTTTTACAGATTCATCCGCTGTTACATGATGTAAATGGTATCTTCACGTTGTTAATGAATTTTATGTACGGTAGCGTTGAAGTTAAAGAAGTTTTATCGAAAGCTGGATTAGCGGATGTGATGCATAAATTGTGGGCTTGGATTGCGTTAAGCAAAATTGTCTCTACCACTGCTTTAAAGTTGCTTGCAACTTATACTACGAAATGTTCTATAggtatcattaaaattttattagttAACTTTAAACTTCTATATCATGtattatgtttaataaattgtttaactTCTGTTGGATGTGTTTTAGCGGCACAGTCGTTAACATTAACAACCACCCTACCAGGAACGGGACTCAGAAGAACTCCAAATACTCTCGCTTTAATACATGTCATTATACAATTAGTCTGTAAGGAGATAGATAAAGCTGGACAAATGTTTGACAATCACAAGTTACATTTTGCGTTTCACATTTTGCGAAATGCTGTGCATGTTCACGAATGTAGAGTTTCAATTTCGAAGGtacgcttttttttttttaatcaaatataatttcaagATAATATTTACTTGCTAAATAAAATCCCGTAGAGCAATCTCCTccaattttttacaaaaatacatCCGGTCACTACAAAGAGAACAAAACCATGGCCATTAGTTGAATTATACtgtttagaatttttaattgatttcaCATATTATCAAGAGGGTCAATTATGCGTACCTAAGGTAAGTGAAATATAGTTTtgtaaatttctaaattcatACACTTGGGAATTAGATATTACATCATTGTAAAATTGAGAATACTCAAATGTAGCTGTTATAGATTAATAGTTTCGGCATTTTTTAGACTGTTGACGGTCTGGATGTTTTATTACAACTAGCAAAATGTTCATCACCGTCCAGCAGAATTCTTGCAATTTCTATATTGCGTAACTTGGCATTCAATATGGCCAATCGACCACGATTACTTAGTTCAGGTAAACCgatttaatattgtattatacatataaataattcTAACGCTGTTTAAATGTTCCAGTGGACTTCATCAACGTTGTACATGATATATTTAAGAATGGATCTATGAGCGAAATTAAGATTGCAGGTTCTATGTTGTGGTCTTTAATAGCGAATAATCAGAAAGGAAAGTTAATTGCAAGAAGCGCTGGTTTTTCACAGAGTATTCAAGAAGCTTTAGGCAGGCTCACGTTATTAACTGTGGATGACAGAAAAGAGGAACAAGAATTAGTTAAAATGTTGCAATATGTATTAAGAATTCTCAGTCCAGTAGATATGAAAAATGATTAAGTAAATCAGACGAATcaagtaaaataatataattgtacatacAAATAGATTTTAGTAGTTTAATACATCAACATTaagatttgtaatatttttttttatactaaatgaaatattatacgAAATGTAAATGAGATAATGGTCTcacaaatatacatatatatttttataaatatcgaataagatatttttaaaaatattttataataaaagtcgtttaatatattgtaattaaaaatagtatttATTACGTTTAGTTTTGATTGAATGCTGACTGAGTtcaattaaatgtaattttgtacTATAAATTTTTAGCAATATCTTAGGTATGTACAcagaagtaaaagaaaaaaatatatatatcacATGATTTCGTGTGCTCATAGATActttattttacatatttttttgcAGATTTCTTAGGATTGTGTAAAATTACCATCACAGAAATCGATTATGAATAcaagaataatataaaaatgtctTAATAGCTAAATGAATAATCAATTATGCGTTGCTAGGAATTTGTCAAGCAATTACATCAATCTTCTTAAAGTAAGCctattattacattaattgCAAAAATGTACGTATAATTTACATTAAGTACTTCAATTTCCATCGAATCAGAACGCATTATGTTGTTTTTGCAGATACAAGCTATACactgaaatttaataaaacatcAGTAATGAAGGAAAAAATACCTCGTAAGTAACAAAATATAGAATCTTCtttggtaaaaatatttattaaattttaatttatataaattcgAATATTATTATGCAGTTAACGTTACAAAAAGGAATATATTCTTTAATCTGTTAGTCAAAGTATTTCCTAATTCTCAGTTTTATAGTTTTGACATTTTTTCCTATTTCAGATTGCGAATAAGTTTTCCTGTTACAGAAGAACAACAGGAAAAAATGGTAATGATATTCTTGagtagaaatttattaaaagagTTTTAACCTTATGCATTCCatcaattatgaaacttcAACTGTTGAGTAATACCAAAGACAAATAGGTGTAATGATCCAATATCTATGTATAAATTACGATTTTTTGCACCTACTTACGCGCGTCACTAACCgcaagaagaggaaaaattaTAAACGAAGAGTAGATGACAAATGAGACAAATAATACCGTAGTATGATCAAAAGATTTTTAAGTACTATTTACTAAGCAAAGAATCATACTATCGTGGAAatgaagtttgaaaattccaAGCATTCAATAGAGATAAGAAAGGGAAGAATCGAAACAAAAGTGGATGAGTTGTTCATTCGGTTCTAATTAGTATTCAGTGAATGATCGATTTGCTGTTTGTTAATTGCCCATTATTCCATAACGTGGGTGGGCCGCGTCGTATGAGACGGTCCTCTTCGCTAGCAAATCATATACGtgtaattgtttaaataatcttttaaaaatgattaaggttcataaaacaataaaaatcacCTGACTAacagtaagaaatttttattaagaaacTACAATATTCTACATTCTACATCTTcctaaattaattacattggcgatactcccacTCCCATACCGTGCTATTGTTTCAGAAGTGAGAAACGATTAGCAGAGAGGTAGTTTCGAGGCTCGCTGCGTTCTCCCACCATCTTCTAACCTGCGCGTCTTATTGTTACTTATGGACTCTCGTGACGGCAAGTATTCTCCTGGTAATAGGATAGCAGAATGTGCAAAGAGGTGGCACAATTTTTGGGTTGATATGGTGGATATGGTGCAGGTGCATTATATACCTCTTAGCACATCTGCCTTTTTCCTGCTCCCCTGTTAGAAATAGTTAATTCCGATCCTATCCGCTAGATGGCGATATACTAATAAATTACCGACTATTGTTAAATAATGCTGTTTCAATTATGTTTCATCCGTAGAACTGACAAGGAAGGTATCTGTGTCCCTACCTgatttcaatattcttttattatattataataaacgGAAAAATAAGCTACTTACATgtgttttttatatttttagggGGCTGAACGACCCTTCAAAGCTAGAGGTATCGCGTCCAAGTTAATTGTTTCACATATAACAACATAACCTTTTGGAACAAAAACAATTGCAAAAGGAATGAAAAACACCCCAagaaataattacaattatataaaaattctcCTAATGaggtataaattaaaataataaaatctaaaaAAAGATACATATTATGCactaatagaaaaataaattgatatgCTTTTATAGGAAATCACCCCAATCTATTCTGAACCACAGCAGAAGGCAATTCAGTGTACCAAGTAATATTCTCCTTCAAGTTTTCAAAGGTCATGAATATTTTACacaaaagaatttatttaatgagtCTTATAACCAGGTAATACATTCAGATCATCTATGTAACATTAGAGCTGAAAGAGTATCACTTCAACTAGAAGTGAAAAattctatatacatatatcagtTTCTCTTAATTGTTGGTAAGCGTTTTAATTGttgaaaagaaggaagaaaccgcaattataatgaaatttgaCACGGAATCGCTCGTGTACCCATGTGTAAGAGCGGATTTAATGAAAGCTGGTGCTGGCGCGGTTGGTATTGTGTTCCAGCGCGGCCGGTCACGTGACTACCAGATGGATTTGCGTCAATGGTGACCTCCGCGTTCGCGTATCTGCCCTCCCTTACCCCGCCGTTTCGCATATCCCATGGGCCCCGTCCAGAGACCCGTGGGACCAGCCTGTACGAATATCGGAGATGAGGTAAGAAAGCTTACCATGGAGGGAAACTAAATCCGTAAGAACTAAATTGAGAGGAccataaaaagaaattacaaagAAACTTAGATTCTTGTTTTTATTAGAACTTATAGTACTTTAACTGTGAAATAACAGTTATGGTGTATCaacttgaaatttataaattaggAAACATGATTTTGAGGGTGGTACCactttgttttttcttttcttcttgaaCATCTTCTTGGTGAAGGAAaggtatatgtatacatttttTCGTGACAAAACAGACCGAAAATTCCTGTATAATTTCGACATATATTTGATTGGAAGTTGGATATAATATGATGACGCGTTCTTATTAAGTTGTACCTATTTTGGGATGTATGAAGTCTGTTATAATTtaatgacagaaaagtatcagAAAATGACACTTAtggtatatcaatttaaagtttaagattcgatgaaaattttatttaacaatttcttcatttttaataagtaTCCAATACACAGCTAACAACTAACAGACTGATTCTTCAGGAAACTGGTGTATACTGGTGTATACTGGTATATACTGGTATAATAAAGTATTCACGTAGGTGTTGGAGAACTGTTGGTGAATTTCTTATTAATAATACTTCTAAGATAATTGTGAAGTATTATAAGAAATGTTCACAGATTTCTTTGGAATTGACTCATGAACTTCTTGCAACTCTTTCGTGTTATTTCGTCGAGGCGTGCTAAGAAACAAAATATCACGACTGTAATACACGCGCAACAGTGACGCACGAATTTCATTTCGCCAACGACGAGATCGAGGATACCTGTTTCTCTCGTAATTTTGTTGTATT
Protein-coding sequences here:
- the LOC114871344 gene encoding rotatin isoform X1; amino-acid sequence: MSNMNGISAVHVKKLSHTIDEIRTRALDNIISKFDLGFSCDCDAVKKELITKLFNWFSFETFSATEKVLDLLVRLLKTGDRSYLNAFGKLRFQNELHELRRKLGSEWYQKLNEIEEIILNSGRLQTSLNNEHAENNSLKMGFIDYDKHRTRIKDYGDNGNETDNIGNHNISSVLDNTVPFDLTMECGDGTPVSKTTEGGIKWLVLPWQPLVTSDRGVLAAVEEALNNSLDTNLILHTCQFITNVMMQDFPAEVFLQRPAIILILHSLLESSTDASNVNLRIVTPMVLKTLHKLTRSLRLRIYYYCEPCIANKKQKLLAGKLGNSAYPSSETRDSPDGGFPEANYQAYQSTGTSERSQSVSENIDDSILQLQQMFIPTFCIESLKHVISQLSIPINTTLPLRNIKYVIDLTYELVQLLIISVMPNIWLCNDDMALKITEDMKALFGILGDVIEYFGNYSTIDHFRITYLHLVTVAMKLLSNIVPLEIADAIFPKSLKTSMCVAIMDAPIYLLYPRLHSILQEYCRQFQGIDEVAYIKLFDDTRVVAKSMQAAISIIKNMSSLSHSEVLQTLYASKLSLSYHKNFSIIKKTIRFLQNIYRYSLNNEDRALATKLILSLLANADSDIQYATYFECHTLVKSILGVEYNRERLSCESLTFLFESSVLTEIISHGVTNEDQRIQEMAEEILVYILKGRVQMGEDGWLKSLEALAPVLPLLQCHTNSTTTLGQCITKIFDPDVSSSIQLPYIEVLKGNLRFLFSPDNDIREEAVCRLIWLLGKEKDSIQKLPRLSSLHGLPLSSLCISERQSVLKKSEGNYQRSNLLSVLEMLNEPNVDPKIRKSALVQISVMLSDSSLHKLFITENGLSLILNVFDSALIEKDYINYPDSVIPIITILKLLASTESSIRQDLSTRINVFSNIIRSLFLFPNNESVKTDGSQLLCLLLYNEYIMRLSEKYAENYNHLNISLPYLIVSKMKLPFLCKFHWKISMHRRSDISVLHGSNPLALTFIKEYWLWEWNDGLNVLWKNWDDLIDSDISEKLKIQESEFLILRFSYPFYYCQQQLYNIQNSTTHESVLCALDYLTMYLKLYKMHQYENLKDISLLPWEQTFERFLISQPASKEDCDLFVEVLNFLQIYVNITKNGKCKWTNKIMRNITKTLAELFKNSELDNQDIHQSILKLARTCSAVEKGEQSDDENENVRLHFIELIVSTLCFGDQQHFYNLAYLDWLLTCLTYLIGKCHWANYKTLLITLGNTLIELIISFHGAGTVSFMGLSITRNSIICLNHLLYQMQMNFNKNAFVVFWYEEGRTLSWLPMLWQNRDPLVRASALQLLAGLINNLHTAAQLLNTIALAPSELCQTLLQYIASREESCIVREQACFAFSNLVKNCNSVTFQYVNSLQANAILIYMEQSNTYYEITVLCSNIFMFTTLDYDHTDSREQENGKAPSIHSLQSGSTSLVPRTISYLYNCQDELQPFSARASEITDLDNCLQVVATPSLITAICRLLNNLIFVGKQEVVHQIYEHSIDKYLFGCINEIPKNVESKKNVTHYCDILEMYISVFTVLTNCIIHSNEYTVVVNFSPESLYTVFSFLNTDLYLSDTAQLVSLRDRLWTEIFNFIAILSLTEIQHFESIQTALELCTPEVVLSSICLAMRGSNAELRISAIGCLAFLLSLEIQKDSLGKSNISLQTVIDTTFTSSSNDYRNSLREIISDINKLSLRSASVHSRKPNENNNILISYDKVVEGEIERNEIAIGEEFCGILLHLFIAHNYNRSKKNRKLNEDKDLITSALTNLLCISNTAKGIALEENLPETALMILKEFYVRLNMHPFELFKNQMDRDKKIHPLLHDVNGIFTLLMNFMYGSVEVKEVLSKAGLADVMHKLWAWIALSKIVSTTALKLLATYTTKCSIAAQSLTLTTTLPGTGLRRTPNTLALIHVIIQLVCKEIDKAGQMFDNHKLHFAFHILRNAVHVHECRVSISKSNLLQFFTKIHPVTTKRTKPWPLVELYCLEFLIDFTYYQEGQLCVPKTVDGLDVLLQLAKCSSPSSRILAISILRNLAFNMANRPRLLSSVDFINVVHDIFKNGSMSEIKIAGSMLWSLIANNQKGKLIARSAGFSQSIQEALGRLTLLTVDDRKEEQELVKMLQYVLRILSPVDMKND
- the LOC114871344 gene encoding rotatin isoform X2; translation: MECGDGTPVSKTTEGGIKWLVLPWQPLVTSDRGVLAAVEEALNNSLDTNLILHTCQFITNVMMQDFPAEVFLQRPAIILILHSLLESSTDASNVNLRIVTPMVLKTLHKLTRSLRLRIYYYCEPCIANKKQKLLAGKLGNSAYPSSETRDSPDGGFPEANYQAYQSTGTSERSQSVSENIDDSILQLQQMFIPTFCIESLKHVISQLSIPINTTLPLRNIKYVIDLTYELVQLLIISVMPNIWLCNDDMALKITEDMKALFGILGDVIEYFGNYSTIDHFRITYLHLVTVAMKLLSNIVPLEIADAIFPKSLKTSMCVAIMDAPIYLLYPRLHSILQEYCRQFQGIDEVAYIKLFDDTRVVAKSMQAAISIIKNMSSLSHSEVLQTLYASKLSLSYHKNFSIIKKTIRFLQNIYRYSLNNEDRALATKLILSLLANADSDIQYATYFECHTLVKSILGVEYNRERLSCESLTFLFESSVLTEIISHGVTNEDQRIQEMAEEILVYILKGRVQMGEDGWLKSLEALAPVLPLLQCHTNSTTTLGQCITKIFDPDVSSSIQLPYIEVLKGNLRFLFSPDNDIREEAVCRLIWLLGKEKDSIQKLPRLSSLHGLPLSSLCISERQSVLKKSEGNYQRSNLLSVLEMLNEPNVDPKIRKSALVQISVMLSDSSLHKLFITENGLSLILNVFDSALIEKDYINYPDSVIPIITILKLLASTESSIRQDLSTRINVFSNIIRSLFLFPNNESVKTDGSQLLCLLLYNEYIMRLSEKYAENYNHLNISLPYLIVSKMKLPFLCKFHWKISMHRRSDISVLHGSNPLALTFIKEYWLWEWNDGLNVLWKNWDDLIDSDISEKLKIQESEFLILRFSYPFYYCQQQLYNIQNSTTHESVLCALDYLTMYLKLYKMHQYENLKDISLLPWEQTFERFLISQPASKEDCDLFVEVLNFLQIYVNITKNGKCKWTNKIMRNITKTLAELFKNSELDNQDIHQSILKLARTCSAVEKGEQSDDENENVRLHFIELIVSTLCFGDQQHFYNLAYLDWLLTCLTYLIGKCHWANYKTLLITLGNTLIELIISFHGAGTVSFMGLSITRNSIICLNHLLYQMQMNFNKNAFVVFWYEEGRTLSWLPMLWQNRDPLVRASALQLLAGLINNLHTAAQLLNTIALAPSELCQTLLQYIASREESCIVREQACFAFSNLVKNCNSVTFQYVNSLQANAILIYMEQSNTYYEITVLCSNIFMFTTLDYDHTDSREQENGKAPSIHSLQSGSTSLVPRTISYLYNCQDELQPFSARASEITDLDNCLQVVATPSLITAICRLLNNLIFVGKQEVVHQIYEHSIDKYLFGCINEIPKNVESKKNVTHYCDILEMYISVFTVLTNCIIHSNEYTVVVNFSPESLYTVFSFLNTDLYLSDTAQLVSLRDRLWTEIFNFIAILSLTEIQHFESIQTALELCTPEVVLSSICLAMRGSNAELRISAIGCLAFLLSLEIQKDSLGKSNISLQTVIDTTFTSSSNDYRNSLREIISDINKLSLRSASVHSRKPNENNNILISYDKVVEGEIERNEIAIGEEFCGILLHLFIAHNYNRSKKNRKLNEDKDLITSALTNLLCISNTAKGIALEENLPETALMILKEFYVRLNMHPFELFKNQMDRDKKIHPLLHDVNGIFTLLMNFMYGSVEVKEVLSKAGLADVMHKLWAWIALSKIVSTTALKLLATYTTKCSIAAQSLTLTTTLPGTGLRRTPNTLALIHVIIQLVCKEIDKAGQMFDNHKLHFAFHILRNAVHVHECRVSISKSNLLQFFTKIHPVTTKRTKPWPLVELYCLEFLIDFTYYQEGQLCVPKTVDGLDVLLQLAKCSSPSSRILAISILRNLAFNMANRPRLLSSVDFINVVHDIFKNGSMSEIKIAGSMLWSLIANNQKGKLIARSAGFSQSIQEALGRLTLLTVDDRKEEQELVKMLQYVLRILSPVDMKND